One window from the genome of [Clostridium] celerecrescens 18A encodes:
- a CDS encoding cation:dicarboxylate symporter family transporter: protein MAVYISVICFLIYLGVLFVLQKKGKSFNVRVIAGLFGGIIFGAILKTVADDAAVSESLRWISLVGTAYTKLLKMMVIPLIFVSIVCAIINQKSGKNLGKITALVLVILLSTAAISAVVGGVTAKAFGVSAEGLEIGEAESKKTSQLEEKAKEGLSIEDTIIDIIPSNPIYALTGQGSNATLSVVLFAAFLGIGVIGVRTYAPEQAEFFGKLMNSLNTLVVEVVMMIIMLTPFGIFSLMTKTIAGSDYTSILRLVTFVLASYTAIFIMFIIHGLILAVVGVSPLTYFKKAMTTLVFAFTSRTSAGTLPLTIRTLTDEMGVDNGVSNLAGSLSTSIGQNGCAAIYPAMLVVMVAPAVGQQITPSFFILMVVIITFASIGIAGVGGGATFAGITVLSALGLPVGIAGLLVGIEPVIDMARTALNVSDGMVTGLVAAKLTNNIDMTVYNDKSLNLEKKPSSAKGDS from the coding sequence ATGGCTGTTTATATAAGTGTAATCTGTTTTTTAATCTATTTGGGTGTTCTGTTTGTATTGCAGAAAAAAGGCAAATCTTTTAATGTACGTGTAATAGCCGGTCTGTTCGGCGGTATTATATTTGGAGCGATCTTAAAGACAGTGGCAGATGATGCAGCGGTTTCTGAGAGCCTGCGCTGGATCAGCCTGGTGGGTACTGCATATACCAAGCTTTTAAAGATGATGGTAATCCCGCTGATTTTTGTATCCATCGTGTGTGCGATCATTAACCAGAAGTCAGGCAAGAACCTTGGCAAGATCACAGCTCTTGTACTGGTAATTCTCCTGTCAACGGCAGCAATTTCAGCAGTGGTAGGCGGTGTTACCGCTAAGGCATTTGGCGTCAGCGCAGAGGGTCTGGAGATTGGCGAGGCTGAGAGCAAGAAGACTTCCCAGCTGGAAGAGAAGGCGAAAGAGGGCCTTTCCATTGAAGATACCATTATTGATATCATTCCATCCAATCCGATCTATGCCCTGACCGGACAGGGCAGCAATGCAACCCTTTCTGTGGTGCTCTTTGCAGCATTCCTGGGAATCGGAGTAATCGGGGTACGTACCTACGCCCCGGAACAGGCGGAGTTTTTCGGAAAACTAATGAATTCGCTGAATACCTTGGTGGTGGAAGTGGTCATGATGATTATCATGCTGACTCCATTCGGCATCTTCTCCTTGATGACCAAGACCATTGCGGGAAGTGACTATACCAGCATCCTGCGGCTTGTAACATTTGTTCTTGCTTCCTATACAGCTATATTTATCATGTTCATCATTCACGGACTGATACTGGCTGTCGTGGGAGTCAGCCCTCTTACATATTTTAAGAAGGCCATGACAACCCTGGTATTTGCATTTACCTCCCGTACCAGTGCAGGAACCCTGCCGCTGACCATCAGGACCCTGACAGATGAGATGGGCGTGGATAACGGAGTTTCCAACCTGGCAGGTTCCCTCAGTACCTCCATCGGACAGAACGGCTGCGCGGCTATTTATCCTGCCATGCTGGTAGTCATGGTGGCTCCTGCTGTGGGCCAGCAAATTACCCCTTCTTTCTTTATTCTGATGGTAGTCATCATCACGTTTGCTTCCATTGGTATTGCCGGTGTAGGCGGCGGCGCAACCTTTGCAGGTATCACCGTGTTATCCGCACTTGGACTCCCGGTTGGTATTGCAGGTCTGCTGGTAGGAATTGAGCCTGTGATCGACATGGCCAGAACTGCCCTGAATGTCAGTGATGGTATGGTGACCGGTTTGGTAGCTGCAAAACTGACCAATAATATAGATATGACAGTGTATAATGACAAGTCGCTGAACCTGGAGAAGAAGCCTTCTTCAGCAAAAGGAGATTCATAA
- a CDS encoding FAD-dependent oxidoreductase, giving the protein MGKRVLVVGGVAGGASAAARIRRLDADASITIFERGEHVSFSNCSLPYYLSRTVEDKDYLVLMTPEGFENSYDIEVRVNSEVCGIDRTLKKIRIKDSVSGREYEESYDELVLSPGSYPIRPKSIEGVSLPHVFTVRNVNDIAELDQYVAREEICSVVVIGGGFIGLEVAENLKSAGKQVAVAEAAGQIMAPFDNDMSQILQKELYDQGVELAVGDGVKAITEDKVILNSGRELPCDAVVLSIGVLPETELAKQAGLEIGETGAIKVTPDYRTSDPHIYAVGDAIEVYQRLTHKPTRLPLAGPALRQARAAADAMYGMFTRYNGVIGSCAVRLFQLNAAATGLNERTAKANNIPCDSVYTMAMDKVGLMPGSSPMHFKLVFEVPTGKILGAQAIGKGNVDKRIDVIATLIAMNGTLEDLKELELCYSPVFGTARDVVNLAALVALNVLHGALKQVHVSEVRELVESKACIIDVRSRDEFEMGHLIGAVNIPLGELRQRVSEIPHDRPVYLHCRTSQRSYNAAMALKGRGFDNIINISGSFLGISFYEYFTDMTTGREKILTEYNFL; this is encoded by the coding sequence ATGGGTAAACGTGTTCTTGTTGTGGGAGGTGTTGCCGGCGGTGCGTCCGCCGCAGCCAGAATCAGGCGTCTGGATGCAGATGCGTCCATAACCATATTTGAACGGGGAGAGCATGTATCCTTTTCTAATTGCTCACTTCCCTATTATTTAAGCAGGACCGTGGAGGATAAGGATTATCTGGTTCTGATGACGCCGGAGGGATTTGAGAATTCCTATGATATCGAGGTGCGTGTTAACAGTGAGGTGTGCGGCATTGACCGCACCCTTAAGAAAATACGGATCAAAGACAGTGTATCCGGCCGGGAATATGAAGAATCATATGATGAACTGGTGCTATCGCCAGGATCATATCCGATCCGGCCGAAGTCAATCGAGGGAGTGTCTCTTCCTCATGTATTTACAGTGCGCAATGTGAATGATATTGCAGAGCTGGATCAATATGTTGCCAGAGAAGAGATCTGCAGTGTGGTTGTAATAGGAGGCGGCTTTATCGGCCTTGAGGTGGCAGAAAATCTGAAATCTGCAGGTAAGCAGGTAGCTGTGGCAGAGGCTGCCGGTCAGATCATGGCACCTTTTGATAATGATATGAGCCAGATTCTGCAAAAAGAGCTCTATGATCAGGGCGTGGAACTGGCTGTAGGTGACGGCGTTAAGGCTATCACTGAGGATAAGGTGATCTTAAACTCAGGCAGGGAGCTGCCCTGCGATGCAGTGGTGCTCTCCATTGGCGTACTGCCGGAGACAGAGCTGGCAAAGCAGGCAGGGCTGGAAATCGGTGAGACCGGTGCAATCAAGGTGACGCCGGATTACCGCACCAGTGACCCTCATATCTATGCAGTGGGCGATGCCATCGAGGTCTACCAGCGTCTGACCCACAAACCGACCAGGCTTCCTCTGGCTGGTCCGGCTCTTCGCCAGGCAAGGGCAGCCGCTGATGCCATGTATGGCATGTTCACCAGGTATAACGGAGTCATTGGCTCCTGCGCTGTCAGGCTGTTCCAGTTGAACGCTGCTGCTACAGGCCTGAATGAGAGAACTGCAAAAGCAAATAATATACCATGCGATTCGGTCTACACTATGGCCATGGATAAGGTAGGCCTGATGCCCGGCAGTTCTCCTATGCACTTTAAGCTTGTATTTGAGGTACCAACGGGAAAGATCCTGGGAGCCCAGGCCATCGGCAAGGGCAATGTAGACAAGCGGATCGATGTTATCGCAACCCTTATTGCCATGAACGGAACACTAGAGGATTTAAAAGAACTGGAACTCTGCTACTCACCGGTGTTCGGCACAGCAAGGGATGTGGTTAATCTGGCTGCGCTGGTGGCACTCAATGTCCTGCACGGTGCCCTTAAACAGGTTCATGTAAGTGAAGTGCGTGAACTGGTGGAGAGCAAAGCATGCATCATCGATGTGAGAAGCCGTGACGAGTTTGAGATGGGTCATCTCATTGGAGCCGTGAATATCCCCTTAGGTGAACTCAGGCAGCGTGTATCAGAAATTCCTCATGACAGGCCGGTATATTTGCACTGCAGGACCAGCCAGAGAAGCTATAATGCAGCTATGGCGTTAAAGGGCCGCGGTTTTGACAATATCATAAACATTTCTGGCTCCTTCCTGGGAATCAGTTTTTATGAATACTTTACGGATATGACTACAGGACGGGAAAAGATACTAACGGAATATAATTTTTTATAA